The following are encoded together in the Gemmatimonadota bacterium genome:
- a CDS encoding pyrroloquinoline quinone-dependent dehydrogenase, with product MASLRPAWVAHTGDLSHKRGDEGSASGCGRCHTGDTKFEATPLAVDGALLLSTPLNRVLALDPATGRERWRFDPHLALNIERNEGFVSRGVSYWADGRAVGAGAASAACARRVFMATVDARLFALDASSGGRCASFGDSGVVRLDLGVGEVQVGQYGVTSPPAVIGDVVVVGSAIGDNRRVDLERGTVRAFDARTGVLRWAFDPIQRRPGEPGYDTWTPAAATRTGAANAWAPLSADTARGLVFVPTGSASPDFYGGERLGSNLYANSVVALEAETGRIRWHFQVVHHDLWDYDVAAQPTLVDIDREGRRIPAVVVATKMGFLYVLDRTTGTPIFPVEERAVPASDVPGERTSPTQPFPLTPGLRLNPTRITEDDVWGPTPADRAACLAQFKAFRHGEMFTPPSLAGTLSFPGYPGGVNWGGVTVDPQRQLLIVNTMRLAAWVKLVPRMGSTSGNQIGTPYHMERAVWAGPSGLPCQKGPWGMLTAIDLRTGTVKWERPLGGLKPGGALPAPVSTWGSPNFGGSLATAGGLIFIAAGMDEQLRAIDIETGRDLWSAKLPAGGQATPMTYTIGGRQYIVIAAGGHGSLGTTLGDQVVAFTLP from the coding sequence GTGGCCTCGCTGCGTCCGGCGTGGGTCGCACACACGGGCGACCTCTCGCACAAGCGGGGTGACGAGGGGAGCGCCTCGGGGTGTGGGCGCTGCCACACGGGAGACACCAAGTTCGAGGCAACGCCGCTGGCGGTGGATGGGGCGCTCCTGCTGTCCACTCCGCTCAACCGGGTGCTGGCGCTCGATCCGGCCACCGGGCGTGAGCGTTGGCGCTTCGATCCGCACCTGGCGCTCAACATCGAGCGCAATGAAGGCTTCGTCTCACGTGGCGTGTCGTACTGGGCCGATGGCCGGGCGGTGGGCGCGGGTGCCGCAAGCGCTGCCTGCGCGCGCCGCGTCTTCATGGCGACCGTCGACGCGCGACTCTTCGCACTCGATGCATCGTCCGGAGGTCGCTGCGCGTCGTTTGGCGACAGCGGCGTCGTGCGCCTCGATTTGGGGGTGGGCGAGGTACAAGTCGGGCAGTATGGCGTGACCTCACCCCCGGCGGTGATCGGCGACGTGGTCGTGGTGGGGTCGGCCATCGGCGACAATCGTCGCGTGGACCTCGAACGCGGGACGGTGCGGGCCTTCGACGCGCGCACCGGGGTCCTGCGATGGGCCTTCGATCCCATCCAGCGCCGTCCGGGCGAACCGGGGTACGACACGTGGACGCCGGCCGCGGCTACCCGCACCGGCGCCGCCAACGCCTGGGCACCGCTCTCGGCGGACACGGCGCGCGGGCTCGTTTTTGTCCCCACCGGCTCGGCAAGCCCCGACTTCTATGGCGGGGAACGGTTAGGCAGCAACCTGTACGCCAACTCGGTGGTGGCGCTCGAGGCAGAAACCGGGCGCATTCGCTGGCACTTCCAGGTGGTGCACCACGACCTGTGGGACTATGACGTGGCGGCGCAACCCACGCTCGTCGACATCGATCGCGAGGGGCGTCGAATCCCGGCCGTTGTGGTCGCGACCAAGATGGGGTTCCTCTACGTCCTCGATCGTACCACAGGCACGCCGATCTTTCCCGTCGAGGAGCGCGCCGTGCCGGCGAGCGACGTCCCTGGGGAGCGCACCTCGCCGACGCAGCCCTTTCCTCTCACGCCCGGGCTTCGCCTCAACCCGACGCGCATCACCGAGGATGACGTGTGGGGGCCGACCCCCGCTGATCGCGCCGCCTGCCTCGCGCAGTTCAAGGCATTTCGGCATGGCGAGATGTTCACCCCGCCGAGCCTCGCCGGGACGCTCTCGTTTCCCGGGTATCCTGGTGGGGTGAACTGGGGTGGCGTGACGGTCGATCCGCAGCGCCAGCTGCTCATCGTGAACACGATGCGCTTGGCTGCGTGGGTGAAGCTCGTCCCACGCATGGGCTCGACGAGCGGCAACCAGATCGGGACGCCGTATCACATGGAGCGCGCGGTGTGGGCGGGACCGAGCGGGCTACCATGCCAGAAAGGGCCGTGGGGGATGCTGACCGCGATCGACCTTCGGACCGGGACCGTGAAATGGGAGCGTCCGCTTGGCGGCCTCAAGCCAGGGGGGGCGCTCCCGGCGCCAGTCTCGACGTGGGGTTCACCCAACTTCGGTGGCTCGCTCGCGACGGCGGGAGGCCTCATCTTCATCGCGGCGGGAATGGACGAACAGCTGCGCGCGATCGACATCGAGACGGGGCGCGACCTCTGGAGTGCCAAACTCCCCGCAGGAGGGCAGGCGACGCCGATGACCTACACGATTGGCGGCAGGCAGTACATCGTCATCGCGGCCGGGGGGCACGGCAGCCTGGGCACCACGCTCGGCGACCAAGTGGTCGCCTTCACCCTTCCATGA